The following are from one region of the Paenalkalicoccus suaedae genome:
- a CDS encoding adenine deaminase C-terminal domain-containing protein: MVKGFSHYWTKRQIREQLAVIQGKVAPTMVIQGAQYLNSMRKCFVSGNIWIHHDRIVYVGENMPTNLDNTEIVDASGKYVVPGYIEHHAHPFQLYNPLSLAEFAAERGTTTLVCDNMPFMFHLEREKAFHLLEELQSMPTTFLWWARYDGQTELKNNSDVFSYSNMRAWIDHPYVVQGGELTDWPSVLQGDDQMLHWMLETKDARKPIEGHLPGAGETTLAQMALLGVEADHESMTANDVLMRLDNGIMSSLRYSSIRPDLPKLLRDLHAAGLKSYDELMMTTDGSPPEFMSQGMMDHLISLAVEEGVPFIDAVHMCTYNVAKYLYLDDVLGMIAPGRLASLNILSSENDPKPESVLAKGKWVVRDQDSMYPDISTFDWSRFGFEPFNLDFELTRKDFKFSMPVGLEMENEVIMKPYQISRDLTCEELPLDCDEHFMMLLDRNGKWSVETLLKGFATSIHGFASSFSNTGDILLIGKSKQGLLDAFKELNRQNGGIVVMNRDDVAASIPLPIGGGLSDASFPSLVEQENHMKHTLEERGYKFSGPIYSLLFFSATHLPYVRLTQKGIFDVKKKKVLFPSIMR, from the coding sequence ATGGTAAAAGGCTTTTCCCATTATTGGACTAAAAGACAAATTCGTGAGCAACTTGCCGTGATTCAAGGCAAAGTCGCTCCAACAATGGTGATTCAAGGCGCGCAGTATTTAAATAGTATGCGCAAATGCTTTGTGTCAGGTAATATATGGATTCATCATGACCGCATCGTGTATGTGGGAGAAAATATGCCAACTAATTTAGATAATACAGAAATCGTCGATGCCTCAGGCAAATATGTCGTACCAGGCTACATTGAGCACCATGCGCATCCATTTCAACTGTATAATCCATTATCGCTAGCTGAGTTTGCTGCTGAACGTGGCACTACAACGCTTGTATGCGATAATATGCCATTCATGTTCCATCTTGAGCGTGAGAAGGCCTTCCACTTACTAGAGGAGCTTCAAAGCATGCCTACAACGTTCCTGTGGTGGGCGAGGTACGATGGCCAAACGGAATTGAAGAATAACAGCGACGTGTTTTCTTATTCAAATATGAGAGCTTGGATTGACCATCCTTATGTCGTTCAAGGCGGCGAGCTCACGGATTGGCCGAGTGTCTTGCAGGGAGACGACCAGATGCTTCATTGGATGCTCGAGACAAAGGATGCTAGGAAGCCAATTGAAGGTCACCTTCCAGGAGCAGGCGAAACGACGCTCGCTCAAATGGCGCTACTTGGAGTGGAGGCGGATCACGAGTCTATGACGGCGAATGATGTTTTAATGCGTCTTGATAACGGTATTATGTCGTCCTTACGCTACTCTTCCATTCGTCCGGATTTACCAAAGCTTCTGCGTGATCTCCACGCTGCTGGGCTAAAGTCCTATGACGAGCTAATGATGACAACGGATGGCTCGCCACCAGAGTTTATGTCTCAAGGCATGATGGATCACTTGATCTCACTCGCAGTAGAGGAAGGCGTCCCGTTTATTGATGCCGTGCATATGTGCACATATAATGTGGCGAAATATTTGTATTTAGATGATGTGCTGGGTATGATCGCTCCAGGTCGCTTAGCTAGCCTAAATATTTTATCAAGTGAGAATGACCCTAAACCTGAGAGCGTGTTAGCTAAAGGGAAATGGGTGGTAAGAGATCAAGACAGCATGTATCCAGATATCTCAACATTCGATTGGTCACGCTTTGGTTTTGAACCGTTTAACCTAGATTTTGAATTAACAAGAAAAGACTTCAAATTCTCGATGCCTGTAGGCTTAGAGATGGAAAACGAAGTAATTATGAAGCCATATCAAATCAGTCGCGACTTGACGTGCGAGGAGCTTCCGCTCGACTGTGATGAGCATTTTATGATGCTCCTTGATCGAAACGGAAAGTGGTCGGTTGAAACCTTGCTTAAAGGCTTCGCGACTTCTATTCACGGCTTCGCAAGTTCATTCTCGAACACAGGAGATATCCTGTTAATTGGGAAGAGCAAGCAAGGGCTGCTTGATGCCTTTAAGGAGTTGAACCGTCAAAATGGCGGTATAGTGGTTATGAACCGCGACGATGTGGCAGCTTCAATTCCTCTCCCAATCGGTGGTGGATTAAGTGACGCATCCTTCCCGTCACTTGTGGAGCAGGAAAATCATATGAAGCACACGTTAGAGGAACGAGGCTACAAGTTCTCAGGTCCTATTTATAGCCTACTATTTTTCTCCGCGACGCATCTCCCATACGTCCGATTGACGCAAAAGGGGATATTTGATGTCAAGAAGAAAAAGGTACTCTTTCCTTCGATTATGCGGTAA
- a CDS encoding YgaP family membrane protein → MIKQNIGLVQALIRITIGFVLVGYGIAKLSERFARNWPVWTLIAGGMKIGEGITRFCPVIYWFTRKEEDDKHVLSRDMYAGE, encoded by the coding sequence ATGATTAAGCAAAATATCGGTCTTGTTCAAGCTCTAATTCGTATTACAATAGGTTTTGTTTTAGTCGGTTATGGAATCGCTAAGCTCTCTGAGCGCTTCGCTCGCAATTGGCCCGTTTGGACGCTTATTGCTGGCGGGATGAAAATCGGAGAGGGTATCACTCGATTTTGTCCGGTTATATACTGGTTCACACGTAAAGAAGAAGATGATAAGCACGTCCTCTCTCGCGACATGTACGCTGGAGAATAA
- a CDS encoding heptaprenylglyceryl phosphate synthase has protein sequence MKEYNEWKHVFKLDPAKEITDENLQTLCESGTDAVIVGGTDGVTEDNTLDLLMRVRRFSVACVLEVSNLHAIIPGFDYYLIPSVLNTTQTTWMNGLHHRALKEFGHMMNFEEVLTEGYCVLNQDAKVAKVTSSMTQLDREDIIAYARMADKLFRLPIFYLEYSGMYGDPTIVEDVRDVLEDARLFYGGGIDSVDKAEEMAQYADTIVVGNIIYSDFKAAIKTVSMGRK, from the coding sequence ATGAAAGAATACAACGAATGGAAGCACGTGTTCAAGCTTGATCCTGCAAAGGAAATTACAGATGAAAACCTGCAAACACTTTGTGAGTCGGGCACGGACGCTGTAATTGTAGGAGGAACCGATGGGGTGACGGAGGACAATACGCTTGATTTACTCATGCGCGTTCGGCGTTTTAGCGTTGCATGTGTGCTAGAGGTATCAAATCTGCATGCAATCATTCCTGGCTTTGACTATTATTTGATTCCGTCCGTCCTTAATACGACGCAAACGACGTGGATGAACGGGCTTCATCATCGAGCGTTAAAGGAATTTGGACACATGATGAACTTTGAGGAAGTGTTAACCGAGGGCTATTGTGTGTTGAATCAGGATGCGAAAGTGGCGAAGGTGACGTCTAGCATGACGCAGCTTGATCGCGAGGATATTATTGCGTACGCACGAATGGCTGATAAGCTGTTCCGTCTCCCAATTTTCTACCTGGAGTATAGTGGGATGTATGGGGATCCGACGATTGTCGAGGATGTGCGGGATGTGCTGGAGGATGCGAGATTGTTTTATGGCGGTGGCATTGATTCTGTCGACAAAGCCGAAGAGATGGCGCAGTACGCTGATACGATCGTCGTTGGCAACATTATTTATAGCGATTTTAAGGCGGCGATTAAAACCGTTTCTATGGGGAGAAAATAG
- the ligA gene encoding NAD-dependent DNA ligase LigA — protein sequence MTVSKKEIDRLTDLLNGYAYAYYVEDNPSVPDSEYDKLLHELMELEEKNPEHKRDDSPTERVGGEPLKQFKKVEHTVPMLSLSNAFDADELRDFDRRVKSGLDHDPTYMCELKIDGLAVTLRYENGRFIQGATRGDGSIGEDITHNLKTIPSIPLRLKEAATLEVRGEAFMPKKSFERLNEAKKEREEALFANPRNAAAGSLRQLDPKIAADRSLDIFIYSIGAIEGKQLSSHSEGLDYVRELGFKTNKEAERCETIEEVIAYCEKWVEKRADLPYEIDGIVVKVDSFDDQSDLGFTAKSPRWATAYKFPAEEVVTTLRRIELSIGRTGVVTPTAILDPVTVAGTTVQRASLHNEDLIREQDVKLGDKVTIKKAGDIIPKVVAVLVEQRTGDEEDFHMPTHCPECESELVRIEGEVALRCVNPKCPAQIREGLIHFVSRNAMNIDGLGERVITQLFDHSLVSDVADLYRLDRDELLALERMGEKSVDNLLEAIHTSKQNSLEKLLFGLGIRYVGSKAAKTLAMQFDTMDNLEKATVEELVAVDEIGSKMADSIATYFEQEEVTELLQELRELGINMSYTGPKPQTGGDSPFAGKTVVLTGSMEQMSRAEAKTEVEARGGKVTSSVTKKTDLVVAGEKAGSKLTKAEELGIKVLDEAAFLEELQKG from the coding sequence ATGACAGTGTCTAAAAAAGAGATAGATCGATTAACGGACTTATTGAATGGCTATGCCTATGCATACTATGTCGAGGATAATCCATCCGTGCCGGACTCCGAGTATGATAAGCTTTTGCACGAGCTGATGGAGCTTGAAGAGAAGAATCCAGAGCATAAACGCGATGATTCACCAACAGAGCGAGTCGGTGGTGAACCACTTAAACAATTTAAAAAGGTAGAGCACACGGTGCCTATGCTAAGCTTATCAAACGCATTTGACGCGGATGAGCTGAGAGACTTTGACCGACGTGTGAAATCAGGTCTAGATCATGATCCCACTTATATGTGTGAGCTTAAAATTGATGGACTGGCCGTCACATTGAGATACGAAAACGGTCGGTTTATTCAAGGTGCCACACGGGGCGATGGCTCGATTGGGGAGGATATTACCCATAACCTAAAGACGATTCCCTCCATTCCATTGCGCTTAAAAGAAGCTGCAACACTGGAAGTACGCGGTGAGGCGTTCATGCCCAAGAAATCATTTGAACGACTAAACGAAGCAAAAAAAGAGCGTGAGGAAGCGCTATTTGCTAATCCTCGTAACGCAGCCGCAGGCTCTTTGCGTCAGCTTGATCCAAAGATTGCTGCTGATCGAAGCCTTGATATCTTCATTTATTCAATTGGAGCTATAGAAGGAAAGCAACTTTCCTCTCATTCGGAGGGACTGGACTACGTACGTGAGCTTGGCTTTAAAACCAACAAGGAAGCAGAGCGCTGCGAGACGATTGAAGAAGTCATTGCGTACTGTGAAAAGTGGGTAGAGAAGCGCGCGGATCTTCCGTATGAAATCGATGGGATTGTCGTAAAGGTTGATTCCTTCGACGATCAGTCTGACTTAGGCTTTACTGCTAAAAGTCCGCGCTGGGCGACGGCATACAAGTTTCCGGCTGAAGAGGTTGTGACGACATTACGTCGTATTGAATTAAGCATTGGGCGCACCGGCGTAGTTACGCCAACGGCGATTTTAGATCCTGTGACGGTAGCTGGTACAACGGTACAACGTGCGTCGCTTCACAATGAAGACCTCATTCGCGAACAGGATGTGAAACTCGGAGATAAAGTAACGATTAAAAAGGCTGGCGACATTATTCCAAAGGTTGTAGCTGTGTTAGTCGAGCAACGTACTGGTGATGAGGAAGACTTTCACATGCCTACTCACTGTCCAGAGTGCGAGAGTGAGCTTGTGCGTATCGAAGGTGAGGTTGCGCTTCGCTGTGTGAATCCTAAGTGTCCAGCGCAAATTCGCGAGGGTTTGATTCACTTCGTATCCCGTAACGCGATGAATATCGATGGGCTCGGTGAGCGCGTGATCACGCAGCTCTTTGACCATTCTCTCGTGAGCGACGTGGCGGATCTTTATCGTTTAGATCGAGACGAACTATTAGCTCTTGAGCGTATGGGCGAAAAGTCAGTCGACAACTTGCTTGAAGCTATTCACACATCTAAACAAAATTCACTGGAGAAGCTATTATTTGGTTTAGGCATTCGCTACGTTGGCTCAAAAGCCGCAAAGACGCTTGCGATGCAGTTCGATACGATGGACAACCTAGAAAAAGCGACGGTTGAAGAGCTTGTGGCTGTTGACGAAATCGGATCGAAAATGGCTGACTCTATTGCGACTTACTTTGAGCAGGAGGAAGTCACCGAGCTACTTCAAGAGCTTCGTGAACTTGGTATTAATATGTCGTACACGGGACCTAAACCACAGACTGGCGGAGATTCGCCGTTTGCTGGTAAGACCGTCGTCTTAACTGGTAGTATGGAGCAGATGAGTCGTGCGGAGGCAAAAACGGAAGTCGAGGCTCGCGGTGGTAAAGTGACGTCTTCTGTTACAAAAAAGACGGATCTGGTTGTTGCCGGAGAGAAGGCTGGTTCGAAGCTTACAAAAGCGGAGGAGCTTGGCATTAAAGTACTGGACGAAGCGGCCTTTTTGGAGGAGCTTCAGAAGGGCTAA
- the pcrA gene encoding DNA helicase PcrA, whose amino-acid sequence MREQLLEGLNPQQKDAVKHNEGPLLIMAGAGSGKTRVLTHRIAYLISEMGTPHWSILAITFTNKAAREMKDRVANIIGGEAEEMWISTFHSMCVRILRRDIDRIGFNRNFSILDGGDQQTLIKRLVKDLNIDPKRFDPRSMLGSISSAKNELMTPKDYAKTANGYYEDTVSKVYEAYQKELKKNQSLDFDDLIMMTIRLFQQVPEVLEYYQRRFRYVMVDEYQDTNKAQYELVKLIADRHKNLCVVGDSDQSIYRWRGADIKNILSFEKDYKNATVVLLEQNYRSTKTILKAANHVIDNNLNRKAKNLWTQNVDGEKITLHEADNEHAEAQFVISTMKKHLDTGKYKASDVAILYRTNAQSRVMEELLVKSNMSYSIIGGTKFYDRKEIKDVLAYLRLVANPDDDLSFRRIVNVPKRGIGATTVDKLQAYATRNDLSLYQAVQEIEEVGLSARFTNTLKEFATQLNGWVAMQDYLTVMDLVEEMLDKTGYRDMLKQDKSLEAEARLENINEFVSVAKEFEEASEDKTLIAFLTDLALIADIDSLGKDDETKEEDKVVLMTLHSAKGLEFPIVFLIGLEEGVFPHSRSLMEEMEMEEERRLAYVGITRAEQLLYVSRARMRTLYGRTNVNPASRFLSELPDDVIKQEEKAEKALPWMTGSRGAQTRPTSVGKTATTSRPLQTTNTTAGADFEWGVGSKAEHKKWGIGTVVSIKGEGEHIELDIAFPQVGIKRLAAKFAPITKV is encoded by the coding sequence GTGAGAGAACAATTATTAGAAGGCTTAAATCCGCAGCAAAAAGACGCAGTGAAGCATAACGAGGGACCGCTCCTTATTATGGCTGGTGCAGGTAGTGGTAAAACACGCGTGTTAACGCACCGTATTGCGTATTTGATCAGTGAGATGGGTACCCCGCACTGGTCTATTTTAGCGATTACGTTTACGAATAAAGCTGCAAGAGAAATGAAGGATCGAGTTGCGAATATTATTGGTGGCGAGGCAGAGGAGATGTGGATTTCTACGTTTCACTCCATGTGTGTAAGAATACTGCGACGTGATATTGATCGAATTGGCTTTAATCGAAATTTCTCGATTTTAGATGGTGGAGATCAGCAAACGTTAATAAAGAGACTTGTAAAGGACTTAAATATTGATCCGAAGCGTTTTGATCCTCGCTCCATGCTAGGGTCCATTAGCTCCGCAAAAAACGAGCTGATGACACCTAAAGACTATGCTAAAACTGCAAATGGCTACTATGAGGATACGGTATCGAAAGTGTACGAAGCTTATCAAAAAGAGCTGAAGAAGAATCAGTCGCTTGATTTTGATGACCTTATTATGATGACGATCAGGCTGTTTCAGCAAGTACCAGAAGTGCTGGAGTACTATCAACGACGCTTCCGCTATGTCATGGTCGATGAGTATCAGGATACAAACAAAGCGCAGTATGAGCTTGTAAAGCTCATTGCAGATCGGCATAAAAACCTTTGTGTTGTAGGGGATTCCGACCAGTCTATTTACAGATGGCGTGGAGCGGATATCAAAAACATTCTCTCTTTTGAAAAGGACTATAAAAACGCGACAGTCGTTCTCCTTGAACAAAACTATCGTTCCACAAAAACGATATTAAAGGCTGCCAATCACGTGATTGATAATAACTTAAATCGCAAGGCTAAAAATCTCTGGACGCAAAACGTAGATGGAGAAAAAATCACGTTGCATGAGGCGGATAATGAGCATGCGGAAGCGCAGTTTGTTATTTCTACGATGAAAAAGCATTTAGATACAGGGAAATACAAGGCGTCGGATGTAGCTATATTGTATCGTACCAACGCTCAGTCGCGTGTAATGGAGGAACTGCTTGTAAAGTCAAATATGTCCTACTCCATTATTGGCGGCACGAAGTTCTACGATCGAAAAGAGATTAAAGACGTACTTGCTTATTTACGACTTGTTGCGAACCCAGATGACGATTTGAGCTTCCGTCGAATTGTCAACGTGCCAAAGCGAGGAATCGGTGCGACGACGGTCGATAAACTCCAAGCGTATGCAACAAGAAACGACCTGTCTCTGTACCAGGCTGTGCAGGAGATTGAAGAGGTTGGACTTAGTGCGCGCTTTACAAACACGTTAAAAGAGTTTGCGACGCAACTAAACGGTTGGGTTGCGATGCAGGATTATTTAACAGTAATGGATCTTGTTGAAGAAATGCTTGATAAGACGGGCTATCGCGATATGCTAAAGCAGGACAAGTCGTTAGAAGCAGAGGCTCGTCTTGAGAACATTAACGAATTTGTTTCTGTCGCGAAGGAGTTTGAAGAAGCAAGTGAAGATAAGACACTGATTGCGTTTTTAACAGATTTAGCGCTCATTGCAGATATTGATTCACTAGGTAAGGACGATGAGACGAAGGAAGAGGATAAGGTCGTATTAATGACGTTACACTCGGCTAAAGGGTTAGAGTTCCCGATCGTATTTTTAATTGGGCTTGAAGAGGGTGTCTTCCCACACAGTCGATCTCTCATGGAAGAGATGGAGATGGAAGAGGAACGTCGCTTGGCATATGTTGGTATCACGCGAGCAGAGCAACTTTTGTATGTAAGTAGAGCAAGAATGCGTACACTATACGGACGTACGAATGTGAACCCTGCCTCTCGTTTCTTAAGTGAGCTCCCAGACGATGTGATTAAGCAGGAAGAAAAGGCGGAGAAGGCATTGCCTTGGATGACTGGCTCAAGAGGCGCGCAAACTCGTCCGACATCTGTAGGAAAAACAGCTACGACGAGTCGCCCACTTCAAACAACGAATACAACAGCTGGCGCTGACTTTGAGTGGGGTGTTGGAAGTAAAGCCGAGCATAAAAAATGGGGTATAGGTACAGTAGTGAGCATCAAAGGTGAGGGAGAGCACATTGAGCTTGATATTGCGTTCCCACAGGTTGGAATTAAGCGACTTGCTGCTAAATTTGCGCCAATAACGAAGGTCTGA
- a CDS encoding DUF3048 domain-containing protein, whose product MRAWIKGMAIIGVIIACTACQNNEEPSANNESDSPEVNEEATTPNNSNDEAEEESFTYTSPLTGVGTNDETTHRAFGVMIENSAQARPQTGLYQADVVYEVLSEGRITRMLAIYHSTRPDDVGPVRSARDYYIFLNNGFDAIYASAGGSPQAFELIQRGAVNAISGLEFDGIHFRRSSDRSAPHNLYTSYDDLVAAAERLGFTTEDMEPPALPFNDNAISENTIDVNEVSISYGSALNDVSFDYYEELSGYIRSVGGEPMNDYIDDNPVAPRNLFIVEANHRVIDDVGRRDIDIESGGRGYLIYDGQAVEVDWQNEEGIILPFQDEEALSFLPGRTWISIVPSLDDVTLINE is encoded by the coding sequence ATGAGAGCATGGATCAAGGGGATGGCAATAATCGGTGTCATCATAGCATGTACTGCTTGCCAAAACAATGAGGAGCCGTCGGCTAATAACGAGTCAGATTCCCCAGAGGTGAACGAGGAAGCTACTACGCCAAACAACAGTAACGATGAGGCGGAGGAAGAGAGCTTCACGTACACGTCACCTTTAACGGGAGTTGGGACGAATGATGAGACGACTCATCGTGCCTTTGGTGTTATGATCGAAAACTCTGCTCAAGCGCGTCCGCAAACCGGACTATATCAGGCAGACGTTGTATATGAGGTACTTAGCGAGGGGCGTATTACACGAATGCTCGCTATTTACCACAGCACACGCCCTGATGATGTTGGTCCTGTAAGAAGCGCCCGTGACTACTACATCTTTTTAAATAATGGTTTTGATGCTATCTATGCTTCTGCTGGAGGGAGTCCTCAGGCTTTCGAGCTGATTCAACGCGGTGCCGTTAACGCCATCAGCGGACTTGAATTTGACGGTATTCACTTCAGGCGCTCTTCAGACAGAAGCGCTCCGCACAATCTGTATACAAGCTATGACGATCTTGTTGCAGCAGCCGAGCGTTTAGGCTTCACAACAGAGGACATGGAGCCACCAGCACTGCCGTTTAATGACAATGCTATTTCAGAAAATACGATTGACGTAAATGAGGTCAGTATTTCTTACGGCAGCGCGTTAAACGATGTATCATTTGACTACTACGAGGAACTCTCTGGATATATCAGGTCTGTCGGTGGTGAACCAATGAATGATTACATCGACGACAATCCGGTAGCTCCACGAAACCTTTTTATCGTAGAAGCAAATCATCGCGTTATCGATGATGTCGGAAGACGTGATATCGATATTGAGAGCGGTGGTCGTGGCTATTTAATTTATGACGGTCAGGCAGTAGAGGTCGACTGGCAAAACGAAGAAGGTATTATTCTTCCATTCCAAGACGAGGAAGCCCTTTCCTTTTTACCAGGCCGCACGTGGATCAGCATCGTGCCGAGCCTTGACGACGTAACATTAATCAATGAATAA
- a CDS encoding GNAT family N-acetyltransferase: protein MFTHQLDEATYLKPLHMNDAEEIFTLIQKSDNLSPWLPFVEFTKEVADTESYIKSALAETAKGNGFQAVIVHNEHVAGLIGFHFINKGNNSTEIGYWLGKDFEGKGIMTKACQAMVDHVFRDLDLYRVVIKAAVENEKSLAIPTRLGFKQDGVLRANEKLTTGYSDSAVFSLLKPEWEQRASLVSQKSRVR, encoded by the coding sequence ATGTTTACTCACCAATTAGATGAAGCGACGTATTTAAAACCTCTACATATGAATGATGCCGAAGAAATTTTTACGCTTATTCAAAAGTCTGATAACCTCTCTCCTTGGTTACCTTTTGTAGAATTTACGAAAGAAGTTGCGGACACCGAAAGCTATATAAAGTCTGCTTTAGCGGAGACAGCAAAAGGCAATGGCTTTCAGGCTGTTATTGTACATAATGAACACGTAGCCGGTCTGATCGGTTTTCATTTTATTAATAAAGGAAATAACTCAACAGAAATCGGCTATTGGTTGGGTAAAGATTTCGAAGGCAAAGGTATTATGACGAAGGCTTGCCAGGCTATGGTTGATCATGTCTTTCGTGATCTTGATTTATACCGCGTGGTGATTAAGGCCGCTGTTGAGAACGAAAAGAGCCTTGCGATTCCAACTCGTCTCGGCTTTAAACAGGATGGTGTTTTACGTGCGAACGAAAAGCTAACTACGGGATACTCTGACTCTGCGGTCTTTAGTTTGCTGAAGCCAGAATGGGAGCAGCGTGCTTCCCTTGTTTCTCAAAAAAGTCGTGTACGCTAA
- a CDS encoding CamS family sex pheromone protein: MKRIVIGASLAFTVLLAGCLPQVERAEEEVIVVEETEIEEEQEFIVTPSIDTPDSYYRNMLSGDGEYFRSQARGVVADAMQNRVDLDQFELGLMEIASNRFGQDEFYFREGSYISGEVINSWLRRYDPDNENNVNGLNPQLAGGESMEDQMRNAPLMISHIMEHNYFSGNEEDGVNLGGVVIGIGVRSVYYFQTETEDGRLNFFEQAIDSAEAEEYARNAAGIMLERLRQREGLEEVPITFALYREEPRGSIIPGSFISLAEVGQGQNEISGWDAINEDNLIFPSGAAREAQPALSDSFTVFRDEIETFFGRTVGVVGKGRYQNDTLSELQIELNLQSHGKAEIIALTQFIRGRLDSTFQVNAPVNVYVESINGPEALITSMPDQEPFVHVYGN; the protein is encoded by the coding sequence ATGAAGAGGATTGTTATTGGGGCGAGTCTTGCTTTTACTGTGCTTTTGGCTGGTTGTTTGCCACAGGTGGAGCGTGCGGAGGAAGAGGTTATTGTCGTCGAAGAGACGGAGATTGAAGAGGAGCAGGAGTTTATTGTGACGCCTTCGATTGATACGCCGGATAGCTACTATCGTAATATGCTGTCTGGTGATGGTGAATATTTCCGTAGTCAGGCTCGTGGTGTGGTCGCTGATGCGATGCAAAATCGCGTTGATTTAGATCAGTTTGAGCTTGGGCTGATGGAGATTGCAAGTAACCGTTTTGGTCAGGATGAATTTTATTTCCGTGAGGGTTCGTATATTTCTGGTGAGGTGATTAATAGCTGGCTTCGTCGCTATGATCCGGACAACGAGAATAACGTGAACGGGCTCAATCCGCAGCTTGCAGGCGGGGAATCGATGGAGGACCAAATGCGTAATGCGCCTCTGATGATTTCTCATATTATGGAGCACAATTATTTCTCGGGAAATGAAGAGGATGGCGTGAATCTTGGCGGTGTTGTGATCGGTATTGGCGTGCGCTCAGTGTATTATTTTCAGACGGAAACAGAAGATGGTCGTCTGAATTTCTTCGAGCAGGCGATTGATTCAGCTGAGGCGGAGGAGTATGCGCGTAATGCTGCTGGCATTATGTTGGAGCGTCTAAGACAGCGCGAGGGCTTAGAAGAGGTTCCGATTACGTTTGCCTTGTATCGTGAAGAACCGCGTGGATCGATTATTCCAGGTTCGTTTATTTCACTTGCTGAGGTAGGGCAAGGTCAAAACGAAATCAGTGGCTGGGATGCGATTAATGAAGATAATCTGATCTTCCCATCTGGTGCTGCTCGTGAAGCGCAGCCTGCGCTATCGGATAGCTTTACGGTGTTTAGAGATGAGATTGAAACGTTCTTTGGTCGAACGGTTGGAGTTGTAGGAAAGGGTCGTTATCAGAACGATACGCTTTCAGAGCTTCAGATTGAGTTAAATCTGCAGTCACACGGGAAGGCAGAGATCATTGCGTTAACGCAGTTTATTCGTGGGCGTTTAGATTCGACGTTCCAGGTGAATGCACCTGTAAATGTTTACGTGGAGTCGATCAATGGACCGGAGGCGCTGATCACGAGTATGCCGGACCAAGAGCCGTTTGTGCACGTTTATGGGAACTAA
- a CDS encoding TIGR00730 family Rossman fold protein has translation MRKIAVFCGSSSGQSEMYTKAAQKLGNEFASRDIKLIYGGGAVGIMGAVANAVLEGKGTVTGVMPKMLEEREIAHPELTELVIVDSMHERKSTMAELADGFLILPGGAGTMEEFFEVFTWAQLGLHAKPIGILNIDGYYEPLLNMLDHMVRESFLHESFLSMLLIGSDSGRLVDTMMTYEAPSIQRYVNDNSIDYDDM, from the coding sequence ATGAGAAAAATTGCTGTATTTTGCGGATCTAGTAGTGGGCAATCTGAAATGTACACCAAAGCAGCGCAAAAGCTAGGAAATGAATTTGCCAGCCGCGATATCAAGCTCATTTATGGTGGCGGCGCCGTAGGAATCATGGGAGCTGTTGCGAACGCTGTACTAGAAGGCAAGGGTACGGTAACTGGGGTTATGCCAAAAATGCTTGAAGAGCGAGAGATCGCTCATCCAGAGTTAACGGAGCTTGTTATTGTCGATTCTATGCACGAACGTAAATCCACGATGGCAGAGCTTGCCGATGGCTTTTTAATCCTTCCTGGCGGCGCAGGCACGATGGAAGAATTCTTTGAAGTGTTCACGTGGGCGCAGCTTGGTCTGCATGCAAAGCCAATCGGTATTTTAAACATTGATGGCTATTATGAGCCACTCCTTAACATGCTTGATCACATGGTCAGAGAGTCGTTTTTACACGAGAGCTTTCTTTCTATGCTTCTAATTGGATCAGATTCTGGCCGACTCGTAGACACGATGATGACGTACGAGGCGCCATCGATCCAGCGTTATGTAAATGATAATAGTATTGACTACGACGACATGTAA
- a CDS encoding YerC/YecD family TrpR-related protein has product MQIDKLRGKELDQLFQAILSLKDLEECYQFFDDLCTMNEIQSLAQRLEVARMLMDGDTYQRIENQTGASTATISRVKRCINYGNDGYKFTLDRVHEKSE; this is encoded by the coding sequence ATGCAAATTGATAAACTAAGAGGAAAAGAGCTTGATCAGCTTTTCCAAGCGATCTTAAGCCTAAAGGATCTTGAAGAATGCTATCAGTTTTTTGATGATCTTTGTACAATGAATGAAATCCAGTCTCTTGCTCAGCGTTTAGAGGTTGCACGTATGCTCATGGATGGCGATACATATCAGCGTATCGAAAACCAAACTGGTGCAAGCACGGCGACGATTTCTCGCGTAAAGCGTTGCATTAACTACGGTAACGATGGGTACAAGTTTACGCTTGATCGTGTGCATGAGAAGTCGGAATAA